One Loxodonta africana isolate mLoxAfr1 chromosome 15, mLoxAfr1.hap2, whole genome shotgun sequence genomic window carries:
- the LOC100660927 gene encoding olfactory receptor 8B3-like codes for MATRNGSFVTEFILMGLTEQPDLQFPLFSLFLVMYMVTVLENLGLIALIGLISHLHNPMYFFLFNLSFIDLCYSSVFTPKMLMNFISKKNIISYKGCMTQLYFFLFFVISECYQLTLMAYDRYVAICNPLLYNTAMSPKVCFNLIFGSYLMAFSGAMAQTGCMLRLNFCDANTINHYFCDIFPLLQLSCTSTHVNELVNFIVAGINIILPSLTIFISYGFILSSILHINSTEGRSKAFRTCSSHIITVSLFFGSGAFTYLKLSSVGSMSEGKISSVFYTNVVPMMNPLIYSLRNRDIKLALRKSLSRKRF; via the coding sequence ATGGCTACTAGAAATggttcttttgtgactgaattCATTCTGATGGGATTAACAGAGCAACCGGATCTCCAATTCCCTTTGTTCTCCCTGTTTCTAGTAATGTATATGGTTACTGTATTGGAAAACTTGGGCTTGATAGCTCTAATTGGGCTGATTTCTCACCTTCACaaccccatgtactttttcctctttAACTTATCCTTCATAGACCTCTGTTATTCTTCTGTGTTTACACCAAAAATGCTAATGAACTTCATATCAAAGAAGAATATTATCTCCTACAAGGGGTGCATGACCCAGctctactttttccttttttttgtcatttctgAATGTTATCAGTTGACATtgatggcctatgatcgctatgtggccatctgtaatcCACTTTTGTATAACACTGCCATGTCCCCTAAAGTGTGTTTCAACCTTATTTTTGGTTCATACTTGATGGCATTTTCTGGGGCTATGGCTCAAACTGGATGCATGTTGAGACTGAACTTCTGTGATGCCAACACCATCAACCATTATTTTTGCGACATTTTCCCTCTGCTCCAGCTCTCCTGCACCAGCACCCATGTCAATGAGCTTGTGAATTTTATTGTGGCGGGCATCAACATTATTTTGCCCAGTCTTACCATCTTTATCTCTTATGGTTTCATTCTCTCCAGCATCCTCCACATCAATTCCACTGAGGGCAGGTCTAAAGCCTTCAGAACCTGCAGTTCCCACATAAttactgtttctcttttctttggatCAGGTGCATTCACATATCTCAAACTATCTTCTGTAGGGTCTATGAGTGAGGGAAAAATCTCTTCTGTGTTTTACACCAATGTGGTTCCCATGATGAACCCCTTAATCTATAGCTTGAGAAATAGAGATATTAAACTTGCTCTGAGGAAATCCCTGAGTAGGAAAAGGTTTTGA